GGGCGAACGCTGACCTCATCGAGCTGGCATATATCCTCGCAATGCATGGAGATTATAGGACCGCGATGAAGCTGAACGGAATGGTCTACTCCTCGGTCCTTGGGGTCGACCCGTCGGTCATGCATGAGGCCTTGGAGAAGGGGGCGGTCGCGGCAGGGCTGAGCGGTACGGGGCCGGCGACCGTCATGCTCGTGGAAAGGGAGAGGGCGGAGAAGCTGCGCTCGTCCCTGAGCGTCTCTGAGAAGATCATCGTCGCGGAGCTCTATAATTGCGATTGAGGTGTCAACATGTTGCTCAAGGTCAGACCGTCCACGGTAGAAGGAAGGATCGTTGCGTCGCCGTCAAAGAGCTACACCCACAGGGCTTTGGTCCTTGCCTCATTGGCACATGGGACCTCGGTCCTGAAGGGGCCGCTTCTGAGCGGGGACACGCTCGCCACCTTAAGGGCCATCGAGGCGTTCGGGGCGAAGGTATGTCATAAGGGCAGGGACCTGGAAGTGGAAGGAGGGCCCCTGAGATGCCCTGAGGACGTGATTGACGCGGCCAACTCGGGAACGACCATACGGATAGTTGCAGGGATAGCCTCGCTGCTTCCATGCTACACGGTGCTCACCGGCGATGCATCGGTCAGGAGGAGGCCGATGCAGCCCCTGATCGATGCCTTGTCCCAGTTAGGTGTCGAATGCCGTTCGACAAGGGGCAACGGGCTTGCACCGTTGATAGTGAGGGGGCCTAACACCGGACGCGTGGCACATATCCGAGGGGATATCAGCTCCCAGTTCATCTCGTCCTTGCTCATATCCTCCCCGCTGAAAAAGGTGGATACCGACATAATCATAACGAGCGAGCTTAGGTCGAGGCCATACATCGACATCACCATCGAGATGATGTCGAGGTTCGGAGCGGAGGCCAAGACGACCGAGAATGGCTTCCATATCATTGGAGGGCAGACATATAGGCCTGACCATTATCAGGTCCCCGGCGACTATTCCTCGGCGGCCTTCCCCCTCACTGCCGGTGCCCTTATCGGAAAGGTACAGGTCGATAATCTGGACCCGAGGGATGCACAAGGGGACCGCATGATACTTGACATATTGTCCTCCTTCGGCGCCACCGTAACGCAGAGAGGGGGCTCGGTCACCTGCTCCTCAGGCCCGTTGCAAGGGGCCGACGTTGACCTGGGCCAAGCGCCAGACCTGTTCCCCATCGTGGCGGTCCTGGCCACGCAGGCGAAGGGGAGGAGCAGGCTGTTCAACGCCGAGCATGTCCGGCTCAAGGAGAGCGATAGGATCTCCGCCACCGTGACCTTCCTTAAGGCAATGGGCGCCGAGATGGAGGAGACCAGGGACGGGTGCATCATCAACGGGCCTTCAAAGCTCAAGGGGACGCATGTTATGGCGCATTCGGACCACAGGATACTGATGGCGGCGGCCGTGGCGGCCCTCGTGGCAGATGGAGAGACCACGGTCTCAGATGG
This genomic window from Methanomassiliicoccales archaeon contains:
- the aroA gene encoding 3-phosphoshikimate 1-carboxyvinyltransferase, with product MLLKVRPSTVEGRIVASPSKSYTHRALVLASLAHGTSVLKGPLLSGDTLATLRAIEAFGAKVCHKGRDLEVEGGPLRCPEDVIDAANSGTTIRIVAGIASLLPCYTVLTGDASVRRRPMQPLIDALSQLGVECRSTRGNGLAPLIVRGPNTGRVAHIRGDISSQFISSLLISSPLKKVDTDIIITSELRSRPYIDITIEMMSRFGAEAKTTENGFHIIGGQTYRPDHYQVPGDYSSAAFPLTAGALIGKVQVDNLDPRDAQGDRMILDILSSFGATVTQRGGSVTCSSGPLQGADVDLGQAPDLFPIVAVLATQAKGRSRLFNAEHVRLKESDRISATVTFLKAMGAEMEETRDGCIINGPSKLKGTHVMAHSDHRILMAAAVAALVADGETTVSDGDCFKISYPGFVDDMRSIGADLELVP